In one Populus nigra chromosome 12, ddPopNigr1.1, whole genome shotgun sequence genomic region, the following are encoded:
- the LOC133668894 gene encoding protein DETOXIFICATION 24-like, translated as MSSATETLCGQAYGAGHYHMMSVYLQRSWIIDGVTATILLPLFIFTTPILRLIGQEENIAIEAGKISIWLIPVLYSYVFSLTIQMYLQAQQKNKIVGWFSAFSFLVHVLLSWLFVIKLGLGLAGAMGAFSISSWLLVIGEFVYIFGGWCPNTWKGFSKAAFADMLPLVKLSISSGVMICLELWYSSILVLLAGYMKNATISISAFSICLNINGWEFMVCLGFLGSSCVRISNELGMGNAKAAKFSIKVALGTSIIIGIVFWVLCMVFSREISYLFTSSEEIAESVSGLHVLLAFSMLLNSIYPVLSGVAVGAGVQSMVAFVNLGSYYVIGLPIGILLGYVAHLQVTGLWIGLLSGVGVQTLLLSYLTWRIDWNEQVNKASERLGRFFIETTEGSDESSNLA; from the exons ATGTCAAGTGCGACTGAGACCTTATGCGGGCAAGCATATGGAGCTGGACACTACCACATGATGAGTGTTTACTTGCAGAGATCATGGATCATTGATGGTGTAACTGCAACCATCTTGCTTCCCCTCTTCATTTTTACAACACCGATATTAAGACTAATTGGGCAAGAGGAGAATATAGCAATAGAAGCTGGAAAAATCTCCATTTGGTTAATTCCCGTCCTCTACTCTTATGTCTTTAGCTTGACCATCCAAATGTACTTgcaagcacaacaaaaaaacaagattgtCGGGTGGTTTTCTGCTTTCTCCTTTCTGGTTCATGTGCTTTTGTCCTGGTTATTTGTGATCAAACTTGGTTTAGGGCTTGCTGGTGCCATGGGTGCATTCAGCATATCATCTTGGTTGCTCGTTATTGGAGAGTTTGTGTACATCTTTGGAGGTTGGTGTCCTAATACATGGAAAGGCTTCTCTAAAGCTGCATTTGCTGATATGTTACCTCTAGTAAAGCTTTCAATATCCTCCGGAGTCATGATTTG CTTAGAATTATGGTATTCCTCTATTCTTGTCTTGTTAGCTGGATATATGAAGAACGCAACCATTTCAATATCTGCTTTCTCCATTTG CCTCAACATCAATGGATGGGAATTCATGGTCTGCCTTGGGTTTTTAGGTTCTTCATG TGTGCGCATATCAAATGAATTGGGAATGGGCAATGCCAAAGCTGCAAAATTTTCTATCAAGGTTGCCCTTGGTACTTCGATAATTATCGGCATTGTTTTCTGGGTTTTGTGCATGGTCTTTAGTCGGGAAATTTCATACTTGTTTACGAGTAGTGAGGAAATAGCAGAATCTGTGTCCGGGCTTCATGTTCTACTAGCATTCTCAATGCTGCTGAATAGTATTTATCCAGTACTCTCAG GTGTAGCTGTAGGTGCTGGTGTGCAAAGTATGGTTGCATTTGTCAACTTGGGGAGCTATTATGTTATTGGGTTGCCGATAGGAATTCTGCTTGGATATGTAGCGCATCTTCAGGTCACG GGTTTGTGGATTGGATTGTTGAGTGGAGTAGGAGTCCAAACACTTCTGCTATCCTACCTTACATGGAGGATTGATTGGAATGAACAG GTAAACAAGGCATCAGAGCGTCTTGGtcgattttttattgaaacaacaGAGGGATCTGATGAAAGCTCCAATCTTGCTTGA